From the genome of Marasmius oreades isolate 03SP1 chromosome 1, whole genome shotgun sequence:
ATGTATGAAGCTCTGAGTCCGCGGTGGGCATCTTCCTTGCTCGGTTTTGTAGCAATCGCTATGACACCTATACCCTTTGTTTTCATGAAGTAAGGGTGTTTGTTTTCCGCAGAGGATTTGCTTGACTAATTTGTTGTCCCCTCAGATACGGTGCAACACTGCGAGCACGCTCAAAATATACACCGTCTACATCATCCGAGAGATTAAAAGAATCTGAAAATTCTGCAGCGTAAATTGATTTGGGCTGCTCTATCTAGTAGAAAACAATAGACGCCGGACGGACACTCAGGCTAAACTAAATCATTTAATCATACTCGATGTAATATTGTTTACCGTACTCGCGCAGTGGAGGCGGGTCCTGTACTTCTATAGTTATAATCAGGCAAATCAAAGCAAATCAAGGCATTCTTGGATCTTTGGTTTACTGACTGACCAAGGCTTCACCATTGCTTACTAATAGCCTGAGATTCTCATTCACCCTATACGATATTCATTttcatctccttccttcTACATTCAAAATGCCTCCAATGGCCTTTCAAGGACTCGTAACAAAAGTCGGCTACATGAATAAGACGGCTACAGTTACAGTGTCGAGATGGGCGATCCATAAACTCACTGGCAAGGTACTTTACATGGTTCCTCATGGTTCCTCATGGTTTGATTAACCCTCTTGGGTTGTAACAGCGCATAGATAGGAGCAAAAAGTATCTCACTCATGATCCTCAAAATAGTGCGTTCTCTTCTTGGCACCGAAAGGAAACACATCTTGAGCTCGAATGACTGCCAGAATTAAGGAAAGACGACGTCGTTATCATTCGAAACTGCCCACCGATTTCTGCTAGGAAGAGATTCAAACTGGAAAGAATCGTAAAAAGTCCGGAGACGGAGCGAGAGAAGTTGCGTGCACAGAGAGTGGAGGAGGCACAGTCCCAGGATGCACATTCAAATTCACCTATATTACAAGCATTATCGTCGCCGTCGCCGCTGCCACCGTCTACTATACAAGCTAATGCTTAATAACAACGTGAGCGCACCATGATCCGTTTGGACGACGATGCATCCGAGTTGAGGATTCAAAGAAGACCTTTGCAAACGAAGGGCTAGAAGAGGCGCTGCTTTCGAGACGTTATTACTGTTGTTGCTCCTGTTGCTGTTGAATAGCGGTTTGCATTTCAACAAGCTTGGATGGTCTGTATAAGCAGATGCCAGTATGTTAGATGTAAATGATGGACACACTTCgagttttttcttctccgACTTGGTCTCGACGTCCTTTATCTGTACCTCTATTCTGTTTCTAAGGCGGCCATACATGAGAGTTAGAGTTATTGGCCATAGCTTGATGTATCTGTATCCCGGAAACACGCACATTTCTCCACGAATAAACTCGAGCCGCGTATCAACATTACTCTTCGCCTCTGCCTGATCTTGTTTCACTAAAACGGGCCCGATTTGCTTGTACACCTCATTTCC
Proteins encoded in this window:
- a CDS encoding uncharacterized protein (BUSCO:EOG09265E8A), whose protein sequence is MSLLALQEKLQIASKDFQKLQSDLSVAVDARQRLDAQLSENEMVKKEFALLKPGNEVYKQIGPVLVKQDQAEAKSNVDTRLEFIRGEINRIEVQIKDVETKSEKKKLELVEMQTAIQQQQEQQQ